A single window of Gossypium hirsutum isolate 1008001.06 chromosome A10, Gossypium_hirsutum_v2.1, whole genome shotgun sequence DNA harbors:
- the LOC107924939 gene encoding oxygen-evolving enhancer protein 3, chloroplastic, producing MAQAMASMTGLRGSSQAVLEGSLQLSGQTRLNVASTNRVAVARPGFTVRAQQVPAEPETGRRAVLGLVAAGLATGSFVQAVLADARSIKVGPPPPPSGGLPGTLNSDEPRDLDLAYKDRFFLQPLTPAQAAQRAKESAKDILGVKTLIDKKAWPYVMNDLRLKAEYLRFDLKTVISSKPKDEKKSLDELTKKLFNTIDGLDHAAKIKSTPEAEKYYAETASALNEVIAKLG from the exons ATGGCACAAGCAATGGCATCGATGACTGGTTTACGTGGCTCTTCACAAGCTGTGTTGGAAGGTAGTCTCCAACTCAGCGGCCAAACCCGGTTGAACGTTGCTAGCACCAACAGGGTGGCTGTGGCTAGACCTGGTTTTACCGTTAGAGCTCAACAGGTCCCTGCCGAGCCTGAAACTGGACGCAGAGCTGTGCTGGGTCTTGTTGCTGCTGGTTTGGCTACTGGCTCCTTTGTTCAAGCTGTGCTTGCTGATGCACGAAGCATCAAGGTTGGCCCGCCTCCACCACCCTCCGGTGGATTGC CCGGAACTTTGAATTCCGATGAGCCAAGAGACCTTGATCTGGCGTACAAAGATCggtttttcctccaaccattgaCTCCGGCACAAGCGGCTCAGAGGGCAAAGGAATCAGCCAAAGACATCCTTGGTGTCAAGACCTTGATCGACAAAAAAGCATGGCCCTATGTCATGAATGACCTTCGTCTCAAGGCTGAGTACCTCCGCTTTGACCTTAAAACTGTTATTTCTTCCAAGCCCAAAGATGAAAAGAAATCTCTCGATGAACTCACTAAAAAGCTCTTCAATACCATTGATGGA CTTGACCATGCAGCCAAGATCAAGAGCACCCCTGAAGCAGAAAAGTACTATGCCGAGACTGCATCAGCTTTGAATGAAGTTATTGCCAAGCTTGGCTAA
- the LOC107925286 gene encoding kinesin-like protein KIN-14C: protein MASRIQSRPPRSPSSRKELGDENPLDKRRRLGAMGRGAGPTGTARTRQPFAVVNNRQDVNTAAVANAEECSNHEFTKEEVEAILNEKPKAKKFDLKAKYEHAAEHNKKLKLCVKWFQQCDENHVIDAEKLKSSLESAEKRCIDTELEKKNKEEELNTIISELRDNNASLEEKLSKEVSEKLDAIDRHTSENEARVAAEKSVASLTEELERAQQDVAAANERAASLDNTHKRLQEYILSLQQYNSKLITDLETVRESLKRVEKEKLTIVENLSTLRGHCSSLQEQLTLSRVSQDDAVNQKETLANEVKCLRGELQQVRDDRDRQVSQVQALSAEVTKYKESTGKSLAELDNLTMKLKSLEDTCSSQREQIRILELQLAAANEKLKMTDLSASETRMEYLEQKRIMKELQDRLADMEHKLIDGENLRKKLHNTILELKGNIRVFCRVRPLLPDDGAAAEDAIVSYPTSTESLGRGVDLIQSGQKYPFTFDKVFNHEASQQDVFVEISQLVQSALDGYKVCIFAYGQTGSGKTYTMMGRPEASEQKGLIPRSLEQIFQSSQVLRAQGWKYKMQASMLEIYNETIRDLLSNNRSSGSDPTRPENSVSGKQYTIKHDANGNTYVSDLTIVDVSSISEISSLLRQAAQSRSVGRTQMNEQSSRSHMVFTLRISGINESTEQQVQGVLNLIDLAGSERLSRSGATGDRLKETQAINKSLSCLSDVIFALAKKEDHVPFRNSKLTYLLQPCLGGDSKTLMFVNVSPDPSSVGESLCSLRFAARVNACEIGVPRRQMTLRPTDSRLSCGGS from the exons ATGGCTTCCCGTATTCAGAGCCGACCTCCTCGCAGTCCTTCATCT agGAAGGAGCTTGGAGATGAAAATCCATTAGATAAACGGAGAAGGCTTGGAGCAATGGGGAGAGGAGCGGGACCCACAGGAACGGCGCGAACAAGGCAGCCGTTTGCCGTTGTTAACAACCGTCAAGATGTTAATACCGCTGCCGTTGCAAATGCCGAGGAATGTTCTAATCATGAATTCACTAAAGAAGAAGTGGAAGCGATATTGAATGAGAAGCCGAAAGCGAAAAAGTTCGATCTCAAG GCTAAATATGAACACGCAGCTGAGCATAATAAAAAGCTTAAGCTTTGTGTGAAATGGTTTCAACAATGTGATGAGAATCATGTAATTGATGCTGAGAAGCTTAAGAGTTCATTGGAATCTGCTGAGAAAAGATGCATTGATACAG AGTTGGAGAAGAAAAACAAGGAGGAAGAATTGAATACTATTATTTCTGAATTAAGGGACAATAATGCATCTCTAGAGGAGAAGCTTTCCAAGGAAGTGTCTGAAAAGCTC GATGCTATTGATCGCCATACAAGCGAAAATGAAGCTAGGGTTGCTGCTGAAAAGTCAGTTGCTTCACTGACAGAAGAGCTTGAAAGAGCTCAGCAGGATGTAGCAGCTGCTAATGAAAGG GCTGCTTCGCTTGATAATACACACAAGCGATTACAAGAGTATATCCTGAGTCTTCAACAGTACAATTCCAAATTGATTACTGACCTTGAAACAGTTCGTGAGTCACTCAAACGAGTAGAAAAGGAGAAACTGACAATAGTGGAGAATCTTAGCACTTTGAGGGGCCACTGTAGCTCATTGCAAGAACAATTGACCTTGTCAAGA GTTTCACAAGATGATGCTGTTAATCAAAAGGAAACTTTAGCAAATGAAGTCAAATGCTTACGAGGGGAACTACAACAAGTCAGGGATGATCGTGACCGACAAGTGTCACAAGTGCAGGCACTATCTGCTGAAGTTACGAAATACAAAGAAAGTACTGGAAAATCGTTAGCAGAGTTAGATAACTTAACAATGAAATTGAAGTCCTTGGAG GACACATGCTCTTCTCAGAGAGAGCAAATAAGAATACTGGAGCTTCAGCTTGCTGCTGCAAATGAGAAACTAAAG ATGACCGATTTATCAGCTTCAGAAACAAGGATGGAATATTTAGAACAAAAAAGAATCATGAAAGAACTACAAGATCGGCTGGCAGATATGGAACATAAATTGATTGATGGAGAGAACTTGAGGAAAAAGTTACATAATACTATTCTG GAACTAAAAGGAAACATTCGAGTTTTTTGTCGGGTACGTCCTTTATTACCGGATGATGGTGCTGCAGCAGAAGATGCAATCGTCTCTTACCCTACATCAACGGAATCTCTTGGCCGTGGCGTTGACTTGATACAAAGTG GACAAAAGTATCCTTTCACATTTGATAAGGTTTTCAATCATGAGGCTTCACAGCAAGATGTTTTTGTGGAGATATCTCAGTTGGTACAGAGTGCCCTTGATGGATACAAG GTTTGTATATTTGCTTATGGACAGACAGGTTCAGGCAAGACTTACACCATGATGGGAAGGCCAGAAGCCTCAGAACAGAAAGGGTTGATACCGCGTTCTTTGGAGCAGATATTCCAAAGTAGTCAGGTGCTGCGAGCACAAGGATGGAAATACAAAATGCAG GCTTCAATGTTGGAAATATACAATGAAACCATCCGCGATCTGTTATCAAATAATCGATCATCTGGCTCAGATCCAACACGTCCTGAAAATTCAGTTTCCGGAAAGCAATACACAATTAAACATGATGCAAACGGTAATACATATGTCAGTGACTTGACCATTGTTGATGTTAGCAGCATATCAGAGATTTCCTCACTTTTACGGCAGGCTGCTCAAAGCAG GTCTGTGGGAAGGACTCAAATGAATGAGCAATCATCAAGAAGTCACATGGTCTTCACATTAAGAATATCGGGAATAAATGAG aGCACTGAGCAACAAGTACAGGGAGTCTTGAACCTTATTGATCTTGCTGGAAGTGAGCGACTGTCAAGAAGTGGTGCTACTGGAGATAGGTTGAAGGAGACTCAG GCAATTAACAAAAGCTTGTCGTGTTTGAGTGATGTCATTTTCGCCTTGGCGAAGAAGGAGGATCATGTGCCGTTTAGGAATTCCAAGTTGACATATCTTCTCCAG CCTTGTCTTGGTGGAGACTCGAAAACTCTTATGTTTGTAAACGTGTCACCTGATCCTTCATCCGTGGGAGAATCACTTTGCTCCCTCCGCTTTGCTGCTAGAGTGAATGCCTGTGAAATTGGAGTTCCCCGTCGTCAAATGACCTTGCGGCCCACTGATTCTCGATTGAGCTGTGGCGGAAGTTAA
- the LOC107925287 gene encoding sulfite exporter TauE/SafE family protein 5 → MNIQNLLRYVSLALPIFIFFFITPTTQYHAHHHHQQPIFNDHTIHTFINKTLQWKTRLVKFQGHQLKLSTPTILAAICCFIASSISSAGGIGGGGLFIPILTIVAGLDLKIASSFSAFMVTGGSIANVMYNLRTKTDKSGRMKKGLVDYDIALLSEPCMLLGVSVGVVCNHVFPEWLITILFAVFLVWSTFKTCGNGVGYWKTETAKHTESRNGCEKVGNEVTKNGEIENLREPLMGVEGKENSGFPWKKLMVLVMVWFSFFIIYLIRGNSYGQGIIPMKPCGVGYWTLSLFQVPLAICFTSWILFSKQPIACLGPNKQGVSKLIFPLMALMAGALGGVFGIGGGMLISPLLLQVGVTPEVTAATCSLMVFFSSTMSAFQYLLLGMEQTGAALVFSFICFVASVLGLVVVQKAIKEFGRASLIVFSIGIVMALSAVLMTSFGVLDVWQDYMSGSYMGFKMPC, encoded by the exons ATGAATATTCAGAATCTGCTTAGATATGTTTCTCTTGCCCTTCCcatttttatcttcttcttcatcacccCCACCACCCAATACCACgcccaccaccaccaccaacaacccattttcaatgaTCACACAATCCACACCTTCATCAACAAAACTCTCCAATGGAAAACTCGCCTTGTCAAATTCCAAGGCCACCAACTGAAACTATCAACCCCTACAATACTAGCAGCAATATGCTGTTTCATAGCTTCCTCTATATCAAGTGCCGGTGGTATTGGCGGTGGAGGTTTGTTTATTCCCATTCTCACAATCGTTGCTGGTTTAGACCTTAAAATTGCTTCATCTTTCTCAGCTTTTATGGTCACCGGTGGGTCAATTGCAAATGTTATGTACAATTTGCGTACCAAAACCGACAAATCAGGACGTATGAAAAAGGGTTTGGTTGATTACGACATAGCACTTTTGTCAGAGCCTTGCATGTTATTAGGTGTAAGTGTTGGGGTTGTTTGTAACCATGTCTTCCctgaatggttaatcactatcttGTTTGCTGTTTTCCTTGTTTGGTCTACCTTTAAGACTTGTGGTAATGGTGTTGGGTATTGGAAAACAGAAACAGCTAAACATACTGAAAGTAGAAATGGGTGTGAAAAAGTGGGAAATGAGGTGACTAAAAATGGAGAGATTGAGAACTTAAGAGAACCATTGATGGGTGTAGAAGGGAAAGAAAATTCAGGGTTTCCATGGAAGAAACTTATGGTGTTAGTTATGGTCTGGTTTTCCTTCTTTATCATATATCTCATTCGTGGCAATAGCTATGGGCAG GGTATTATACCAATGAAGCCATGTGGAGTAGGGTATTGGACTCTCTCATTGTTTCAAGTTCCACTTGCCATATGTTTTACTTCTTGGATCCTTTTTAGCAAACAGCCCATTGCATGCCTTGGTCCAAATAAACAG GGGGTTAGCAAGCTTATTTTCCCATTAATGGCTTTAATGGCTGGAGCTTTGGGTGGCGTTTTTGGAATTGGTGGTGGTATGCTTATAAGCCCACTTCTTCTTCAAGTTGGGGTAACCCCTGAG GTAACAGCAGCTACTTGTTCCCTCATGGTTTTCTTTTCATCCACAATGTCTGCATTCCAATACTTATTATTGGGCATGGAGCAAACCGGTGCTGCCCTTGTATTCTCGTTCATTTGTTTCGTAGCATCGGTTCTTGGATTAGTGGTGGTGCAGAAAGCCATAAAAGAGTTCGGGAGAGCATCGCTGATCGTGTTCTCAATCGGTATAGTGATGGCCTTGAGTGCTGTATTGATGACTAGCTTCGGAGTTCTCGATGTTTGGCAAGATTATATGTCGGGGAGTTATATGGGATTCAAAATGCCTTGTTGA
- the LOC107925096 gene encoding uncharacterized protein has protein sequence MVPFTDRYLQIFITVKKMATNACILICLLIIALDITAGILGIEAEKAENKAMHLGAGHVECRNTSSQAYRLGFAALVLLSLAHVIGTLLGGCVCIWRKGNSNKASVIKYLAVAFLIISWIILVVGLIMLIIGTLSNSSKSGYSCGISHHRMFTIGGFLCFIHGVFTVAYYLSATAVGREWPRNTTS, from the exons ATGGTTCCATTCACTGACAGATATCTGCAAATATTTATTACAGTAAAAAAAATGGCAACAAACGCTTGTATTCTGATTTGTTTATTGATCATAGCTTTGGATATTACTGCTGGGATACTTGGCATTGAGGCTGAAAAAGCTGAAAACAAG GCTATGCATTTGGGGGCGGGGCATGTTGAGTGTAGAAACACCAGTTCTCAAGCTTACAGGCTAGGTTTTGCAGCATTGGTACTACTTAGCCTTGCTCATGTTATTGGGACCTTACTTGGTGGGTGTGTCTGTATTTGGAGAAAGGGAAATTCAAACAAAGCATCTGTCATCAAATATTTAGCGGTGGCTTTCCTCATTATCTCATG GATCATATTAGTGGTGGGATTAATAATGCTGATTATAGGGACATTGTCAAACTCATCTAAGTCAGGATATTCATGCGGCATATCCCACCATCGGATGTTTACCATTGGAGGGTTTCTGTGTTTCATCCATGGAGTTTTCACGGTTGCTTACTATTTATCAGCCACCGCAGTAGGCCGAGAATGGCCTCGAAACACCACTTCCTGA